A window from Listeria seeligeri serovar 1/2b str. SLCC3954 encodes these proteins:
- the perR gene encoding peroxide-responsive transcriptional repressor PerR, translating into MAVSNATLKEAVDVLKKTGVRITPQRHAILEFLINSHTHPTADDIYRALEGNFPNMSVATVYNNLRVFRDAGLIKELSYGDASSRFDFSTSSHYHAICNVCGKIVDFHYPGLDEVEHFAAHVTGYEIDNHRLEVYGTCPECKEKQLNK; encoded by the coding sequence ATGGCGGTGTCTAATGCAACTCTGAAAGAAGCAGTAGATGTCTTAAAGAAAACAGGAGTAAGAATCACTCCTCAGCGTCATGCTATACTTGAATTCTTAATTAACTCACACACACACCCAACCGCAGACGATATCTATAGAGCTTTAGAAGGTAATTTTCCTAATATGAGTGTAGCAACTGTATATAATAATTTGCGTGTTTTTCGCGATGCTGGTCTAATTAAAGAATTATCATATGGCGATGCTTCAAGTAGATTTGATTTTTCTACATCTAGTCATTACCACGCAATTTGTAATGTTTGTGGAAAAATAGTAGATTTCCATTATCCTGGTCTTGATGAAGTAGAACACTTCGCAGCACATGTAACTGGTTATGAAATTGATAACCATCGTTTAGAAGTATACGGTACATGTCCAGAGTGTAAAGAAAAGCAATTGAATAAATAA
- a CDS encoding glutamate-1-semialdehyde 2,1-aminomutase has protein sequence MNHSMSEKLHDEALLHIVGGVNSPSRSNKGVGGGIPVTMDRASGAYFYDVDGNKYIDYLAAFGPIITGHAHPHITEAITKAAQNGVLYGTPTKHEITFAKMLKEAIPSLEKVRFTNSGTEAVMTTIRVARAYTGRDKIIKFAGCYHGHFDLVLVEAGSGPSTLGIPDSAGVTKSTAEEVITVPFNDLASFKEALAIWGDQIAAVLVEPIVGNFGMVEPAEGFLESVNELAHANGSLVIYDEVITAFRFMYGGAQNYLGVIPDLTAMGKIIGGGLPIGAYGGRVEIMEKVAPLGPAYQAGTHAGNPASILSGIACLEVLQEEGLYDRFEKYGKMLKEGIEKAADKYGISVTVNQIVGALTVYFTDEPVTNYAEAGATDGEKFGRFFKGMLEEGINLAPSKYEAWFITSAHSEADIEETIHAVNAVFAKMVQDN, from the coding sequence ATGAATCATTCGATGTCAGAAAAATTGCATGATGAAGCACTTTTACATATAGTTGGTGGGGTTAATAGTCCATCTAGATCCAATAAAGGTGTTGGTGGCGGGATTCCAGTGACAATGGACCGAGCAAGTGGCGCTTACTTTTATGATGTGGATGGCAATAAGTATATTGATTATTTAGCGGCATTTGGACCAATTATTACTGGACATGCGCATCCTCATATTACAGAAGCAATTACGAAAGCAGCACAAAATGGGGTTTTATACGGCACGCCAACAAAACACGAAATTACGTTTGCGAAAATGTTAAAAGAAGCAATTCCTTCTCTTGAAAAAGTTCGTTTTACTAATTCTGGAACGGAAGCTGTTATGACAACGATTCGTGTGGCTAGGGCTTATACAGGAAGAGACAAGATAATTAAATTTGCTGGTTGTTATCATGGGCATTTTGATTTAGTTTTAGTGGAAGCTGGCTCCGGACCATCTACACTCGGTATTCCTGATTCTGCAGGGGTAACAAAATCTACTGCAGAAGAAGTTATTACTGTGCCTTTTAATGATTTAGCTTCTTTCAAAGAGGCGCTTGCTATTTGGGGTGACCAGATTGCTGCTGTTTTAGTGGAACCAATTGTTGGTAACTTTGGAATGGTGGAGCCAGCAGAAGGATTTTTAGAAAGTGTTAATGAGCTGGCGCATGCAAATGGCTCTTTAGTTATTTACGATGAAGTTATTACAGCGTTTCGTTTTATGTATGGTGGCGCGCAAAATTATCTAGGAGTTATTCCTGATTTAACAGCGATGGGGAAAATCATCGGTGGTGGCCTTCCAATTGGCGCTTATGGTGGTCGAGTAGAAATCATGGAAAAAGTAGCTCCACTCGGTCCTGCTTATCAAGCTGGAACTCATGCAGGAAACCCCGCGTCGATTTTATCTGGGATTGCTTGTTTGGAAGTTTTACAAGAAGAAGGTTTGTATGACCGCTTTGAGAAATATGGCAAAATGTTAAAAGAAGGCATTGAAAAAGCTGCTGATAAATATGGTATTTCAGTTACTGTAAACCAAATTGTTGGTGCTTTGACTGTTTACTTCACAGATGAGCCAGTGACAAACTATGCTGAAGCGGGAGCGACAGATGGAGAAAAATTTGGTCGGTTCTTTAAAGGAATGTTAGAAGAAGGAATCAATTTAGCGCCTTCGAAATATGAAGCATGGTTTATTACTTCAGCACATTCAGAAGCTGATATTGAAGAAACCATTCATGCTGTGAACGCAGTATTTGCAAAAATGGTTCAAGATAACTAG
- a CDS encoding YfhJ family protein gives MHTYLEELTAELMAKNPHLDKEQAMWWIEMLWSDFESSYAKAGYPYRGPEYAADYVRKQIERHGSFLHQVERKDPNK, from the coding sequence GTGCACACGTATTTAGAAGAACTGACTGCGGAGTTAATGGCTAAAAATCCGCATTTAGATAAAGAACAAGCCATGTGGTGGATTGAAATGCTTTGGTCCGACTTTGAGAGCTCTTATGCAAAAGCTGGCTATCCATATCGTGGCCCAGAGTACGCCGCAGACTACGTTCGTAAGCAAATTGAACGTCACGGCAGTTTTTTACATCAAGTAGAACGAAAAGATCCAAACAAATAG
- a CDS encoding dCTP deaminase domain-containing protein, whose amino-acid sequence MKVRGFEIVNEASRKFANETISLPIRGDKGSAGYDFFSNEKIVIEPGEKHIFWTDIKSYMQEDEVLNIHVRSSIGIKKGLLLCNGTGIIDSSYYSNPGNDGNIGIAIKNFSSEPVEIEQGERVAQGVFQKYLVADTDIVANESRVGGVGSTGR is encoded by the coding sequence GTGAAAGTAAGAGGATTTGAAATAGTTAATGAAGCAAGTAGAAAGTTCGCAAACGAAACGATATCGTTACCTATCCGAGGCGATAAAGGTTCAGCGGGCTACGATTTTTTCTCGAATGAAAAAATTGTTATCGAGCCAGGCGAAAAACATATTTTTTGGACAGATATTAAAAGTTATATGCAAGAAGATGAAGTATTAAATATCCATGTACGTTCATCAATTGGTATCAAAAAAGGCCTATTGCTTTGTAACGGAACAGGAATTATTGATTCATCCTATTACAGCAATCCAGGAAATGACGGGAATATTGGAATAGCAATTAAAAATTTTTCCAGTGAACCTGTAGAAATTGAACAAGGAGAACGCGTTGCACAAGGTGTTTTTCAAAAATATTTAGTAGCAGATACAGATATTGTTGCTAATGAATCCCGTGTCGGCGGGGTTGGAAGTACTGGAAGATAA
- a CDS encoding NAD(P)-dependent oxidoreductase yields MKILFTLNIPDHLKKLQEEQFPKETFYYETNGHFANLQEVDTIVTYGSNLTEEIVEQATNLKFIMVFSAGVDSLPRKIIQEKKIKVANVRGIHAIPMGEYALSFMLAHVKKASFFNEMQKNKRWESEEPIMELAGKTLAVAGTGAIGSKVAEFAQAFDMNLIGVNTTGHAVKPFNETYAITELEKVAPLADFFVSVLPQTDQTTNLYQLSFFKQMKNNAVFINIGRGNAVALDVLETAAKEKLISHFYLDVLPEEPLPKENHLWQASNITITPHVSGHSDKYLERSFDIWLENIIRLKENTKLRNEIDLDKGY; encoded by the coding sequence ATGAAAATCTTATTCACATTAAATATTCCAGATCACCTTAAAAAATTACAAGAAGAACAATTTCCAAAAGAAACTTTCTACTATGAAACTAATGGTCATTTTGCCAACCTACAAGAAGTCGATACAATAGTTACTTATGGATCAAATTTAACAGAAGAAATAGTAGAGCAAGCAACCAATTTGAAATTTATTATGGTTTTTTCTGCTGGGGTAGATAGTTTGCCTCGAAAAATAATTCAAGAAAAAAAGATTAAAGTAGCAAATGTCAGAGGTATTCACGCTATTCCAATGGGAGAATATGCGCTTTCGTTTATGCTAGCCCATGTAAAAAAAGCATCTTTCTTCAATGAAATGCAAAAGAATAAACGTTGGGAAAGTGAAGAACCAATTATGGAATTAGCAGGAAAAACACTCGCAGTTGCTGGGACTGGGGCAATTGGATCGAAAGTAGCTGAATTTGCTCAAGCATTTGATATGAATTTAATTGGTGTGAATACAACCGGTCATGCAGTTAAGCCATTTAACGAAACTTATGCTATAACAGAACTAGAAAAGGTAGCCCCATTAGCAGATTTTTTCGTTAGCGTATTACCCCAAACAGATCAAACAACTAATCTTTACCAATTATCATTCTTTAAACAAATGAAAAATAATGCCGTATTTATTAACATAGGTAGAGGAAATGCAGTAGCGTTAGACGTATTAGAAACAGCCGCTAAAGAAAAACTCATCTCTCATTTTTACCTAGATGTCTTACCAGAAGAACCCCTTCCAAAAGAAAACCATCTTTGGCAAGCGAGTAACATAACGATAACACCACACGTATCAGGACATTCTGATAAATATCTAGAGCGGAGTTTTGACATTTGGTTAGAAAACATTATACGCCTTAAGGAAAATACAAAATTACGAAATGAAATTGATTTAGACAAAGGTTATTAA
- a CDS encoding metal-dependent hydrolase, protein MDTGTHVVMGIALGALATVDPVVAGSSQAAIGIMTATIIGSQIPDIDTVLKLKNNADYIRNHRGVTHSLPMLAIWPLLISSILYLFFPAATFIHLLLWTFIAVGLHIFVDIFNAYGTQAVRPFKETWVAFGFINTFDWFIFGSHVVAIAAWLLGSPAGPTFITLYIILAFYYVARFVTQRMIKHAVQNLIPDSEEIIIASTIHFFQWRVAVTTKDHYYVGRAFKRNISIYEKFDRLPVPDNEIIRSAKLDKNLAAFISFSKVYNWRIEEKLDGTYVTFTDLRYRSNGHYPFVAVVKLDDDLKIVSSYTGWIFSTEKLYKKLAPVSI, encoded by the coding sequence TTGGATACTGGCACACATGTAGTAATGGGAATTGCACTCGGCGCGTTAGCAACCGTAGATCCGGTTGTTGCTGGAAGTTCTCAAGCTGCCATTGGTATTATGACAGCAACAATTATTGGTTCACAAATTCCAGATATTGACACTGTACTAAAACTTAAAAATAACGCGGATTACATTCGAAATCATCGCGGGGTAACACATTCCTTGCCGATGCTTGCAATTTGGCCATTACTTATTTCATCTATTTTATATCTATTTTTCCCAGCAGCTACATTTATCCATTTATTATTATGGACTTTTATAGCAGTTGGATTACACATTTTTGTAGATATTTTTAATGCCTACGGGACACAAGCAGTTAGACCGTTTAAGGAAACATGGGTCGCTTTTGGATTTATCAACACGTTTGATTGGTTCATTTTCGGTTCTCATGTTGTTGCCATCGCGGCTTGGTTACTTGGATCACCTGCTGGGCCGACATTTATCACGCTCTATATTATCTTGGCGTTTTATTACGTAGCAAGGTTTGTAACACAACGAATGATTAAACATGCAGTTCAAAACTTGATTCCGGATTCAGAAGAAATCATTATCGCATCCACTATTCATTTCTTCCAGTGGCGCGTAGCAGTTACGACGAAAGATCATTATTATGTTGGTAGAGCATTCAAACGAAACATTTCGATTTATGAAAAATTCGACCGCCTGCCTGTACCTGATAACGAAATCATTCGTTCCGCGAAATTAGACAAAAATCTCGCTGCTTTCATTTCGTTCTCTAAAGTTTATAACTGGAGAATTGAAGAAAAATTAGACGGAACTTATGTCACTTTTACAGATTTACGCTATCGAAGCAATGGGCATTATCCATTTGTCGCAGTAGTAAAATTAGATGATGATTTAAAAATCGTCTCATCTTACACTGGTTGGATTTTCTCAACTGAAAAATTATACAAAAAACTCGCACCAGTTAGTATTTAA
- the ntdP gene encoding nucleoside tri-diphosphate phosphatase: MYLPKEKEIIQIKSYKHNGKLHRTWKKTVVLKSTENVIIGGNDHTLVVEADGRKWVTREPSICYFHSDYWFNVISMIREDGIYHYCNLGTPFAVDEQALKYIDYDLDIKVFPDGRFHLLDEGEYEQHRRQMKYPDSIDRILKTNVDVLSHWILDKKGPFSPDYIDIWYEKYKEYR, from the coding sequence ATGTACTTACCCAAAGAGAAAGAAATAATACAGATTAAGAGTTACAAACATAACGGTAAACTTCATCGTACTTGGAAAAAGACAGTGGTGCTAAAATCTACGGAAAATGTTATTATCGGTGGAAACGACCACACATTAGTTGTGGAAGCAGACGGACGTAAATGGGTAACGCGTGAACCATCTATTTGCTACTTTCATAGTGATTATTGGTTTAATGTAATCTCGATGATTCGCGAAGATGGCATTTATCATTATTGCAATTTAGGAACACCTTTTGCAGTAGATGAACAAGCGCTGAAGTACATTGACTATGACCTCGATATTAAAGTATTCCCGGATGGAAGGTTTCATTTGCTCGATGAAGGCGAATACGAACAACACCGTCGCCAAATGAAGTATCCCGACTCGATTGACCGGATACTAAAGACTAATGTAGATGTGTTAAGTCACTGGATTTTGGACAAAAAAGGTCCATTCTCACCTGATTATATCGACATTTGGTATGAAAAGTATAAAGAATACCGTTAA
- the recX gene encoding recombination regulator RecX, protein MKITSISVQQKNKERYNIFIDEKYTFSVDEEVLARFQLMKGIQITEAEIEEIKQADMVRKGLNKAINFLSHRVRSEKEIRDYLRKQEMEPFAIDAILQKLADMDYINDAEFAELFTKTQIKTTLKGPRTIERELVEKGLTREIISQVILEYSEEAQIENAEKQARKIMRRNNKSAKKTLQQKIITDLIQKGYTTEIAKLSATNVTSELDAADEVEILQKQLEKAIRKNKRYKPSIAKQKTITSLMQKGFSYDTIQSYLTENEISFEEEE, encoded by the coding sequence ATGAAAATCACGTCCATAAGTGTTCAACAAAAAAACAAAGAACGTTACAACATTTTTATTGATGAAAAATACACCTTTAGTGTAGACGAGGAAGTCTTAGCTAGATTCCAACTTATGAAAGGCATACAAATAACAGAGGCCGAAATAGAGGAAATTAAGCAAGCTGACATGGTGCGAAAAGGGCTAAATAAAGCTATTAATTTTTTATCACATCGTGTTCGCTCAGAAAAAGAAATCCGTGATTATTTGCGAAAACAGGAAATGGAACCATTTGCAATTGATGCGATTTTACAAAAATTAGCAGATATGGATTACATCAACGACGCTGAATTTGCTGAGTTATTCACGAAAACGCAAATTAAAACAACGTTAAAAGGCCCAAGAACTATTGAACGTGAATTAGTTGAGAAAGGCTTAACCCGAGAAATTATCAGCCAAGTTATTTTAGAGTATTCAGAAGAAGCGCAAATAGAAAACGCAGAAAAACAAGCTAGAAAAATCATGCGTCGAAACAATAAAAGTGCTAAAAAAACACTACAACAAAAAATCATCACAGATTTAATCCAAAAAGGCTACACAACAGAGATTGCAAAACTATCAGCAACCAATGTCACAAGTGAATTAGACGCAGCGGATGAAGTAGAAATTTTACAAAAGCAACTAGAAAAAGCAATCCGCAAAAACAAGCGCTATAAACCAAGTATCGCTAAACAAAAAACGATAACATCCCTAATGCAGAAAGGTTTTTCTTATGATACAATTCAATCATACCTAACGGAGAATGAGATTAGTTTTGAGGAGGAAGAATGA
- the fabL gene encoding enoyl-[acyl-carrier-protein] reductase FabL, with product MNKVALVTGSSRGLGREIAIGLAKEGYDIAVNFSRNRKKAEEVKHEIEQLGRKCAIFKANVGDVEKIKELFAAVDVEFGRLDVFINNAASGVLRPLMELEESHWDWTMNINAKALLFAGQQAAKLMQRQNTGKIISLSSIGSIRYLENYTTVGVSKAAVESLTRYLAVELAPFGIAVNAVSGGLIETEALDHFPNREALLEDAVSKTPAGRMIVPADLVNAVLFLASDKADMIRGQTILVDGGRTLLV from the coding sequence ATGAACAAAGTAGCACTAGTAACAGGAAGTAGTAGAGGACTTGGACGTGAAATCGCGATTGGACTTGCAAAAGAAGGTTATGATATCGCTGTCAACTTTTCACGAAATCGAAAAAAAGCCGAGGAAGTAAAACATGAAATCGAACAACTAGGAAGAAAATGCGCTATTTTTAAAGCAAATGTGGGCGATGTGGAGAAAATTAAAGAGTTATTTGCGGCAGTTGATGTGGAATTTGGCAGACTAGATGTTTTTATCAACAACGCAGCAAGTGGTGTCCTTCGACCGTTGATGGAATTAGAAGAGTCACACTGGGACTGGACAATGAACATTAATGCGAAGGCGTTACTTTTTGCTGGTCAACAAGCTGCTAAATTAATGCAGCGACAAAATACTGGGAAAATTATCAGCCTTAGTTCGATTGGCTCCATTCGTTATTTAGAAAACTATACAACAGTTGGCGTTTCTAAAGCAGCAGTGGAATCGCTCACTCGCTATTTAGCTGTAGAACTCGCGCCATTTGGAATCGCTGTTAATGCCGTTTCCGGTGGCTTAATTGAAACAGAAGCGTTAGATCATTTTCCAAACCGGGAAGCGTTACTGGAAGATGCTGTAAGTAAAACACCAGCTGGAAGAATGATTGTGCCAGCTGATTTAGTCAATGCCGTACTATTTCTTGCTAGTGATAAAGCAGACATGATTCGCGGACAAACTATTTTAGTTGATGGTGGCAGAACTTTATTAGTATAA
- a CDS encoding TIGR01777 family oxidoreductase, whose protein sequence is MHILLTGATGFVGDHLVHELEKSGHEIYILTRQKLKNRANVHYIEWLTSDKLPNLEDLPVDICINLAGAGLMDEKWSNERKKVIVNSRIEATSALLSIVKKMKTKPKLWINASAIGAYTSSKSTIYLDTEENAFATNFLGKTVYEWEKTASAASELGIRVVYARFGLVLGTDGGSFPVFQKLFQTYTGGKLGSGRQWYSWIHVDDVVAAMLFIFDHEQISGVVNFTSPHPVQEKKFAERLGKKLHKPYNTPIPKRIIKLILGERAMTILDSQRAYPEKLMSHHFEFQFETLQEALDDLVD, encoded by the coding sequence TTGCATATCTTACTTACAGGCGCAACAGGTTTTGTGGGCGATCATTTAGTCCATGAATTAGAAAAATCAGGTCATGAAATTTACATTTTAACGCGCCAAAAGCTTAAAAACCGGGCGAACGTTCATTATATTGAATGGCTAACGTCCGATAAACTACCTAACTTAGAAGATTTGCCAGTAGATATTTGTATTAATCTGGCAGGCGCTGGTTTAATGGATGAAAAATGGTCGAATGAGAGAAAGAAAGTGATTGTAAATAGCCGCATCGAAGCTACTTCGGCACTTTTATCAATTGTTAAGAAAATGAAAACGAAGCCAAAACTCTGGATTAATGCTAGCGCGATTGGAGCATATACTTCTTCTAAATCGACTATCTATTTAGATACAGAAGAAAATGCTTTTGCAACTAATTTTTTAGGAAAGACTGTGTACGAATGGGAAAAAACAGCTAGTGCGGCTAGTGAGTTAGGAATTCGGGTGGTCTACGCTAGATTTGGTCTCGTACTTGGCACGGATGGCGGCTCATTTCCGGTTTTTCAAAAATTATTCCAAACTTATACAGGTGGAAAATTAGGTAGCGGGCGGCAATGGTATTCTTGGATTCATGTGGATGACGTCGTTGCAGCAATGTTATTTATTTTTGACCATGAACAAATAAGTGGCGTGGTTAATTTCACTTCTCCTCATCCAGTTCAAGAAAAGAAATTTGCGGAGCGGCTTGGTAAAAAATTGCATAAACCGTACAATACACCTATACCTAAACGAATAATAAAATTGATTCTCGGCGAAAGGGCAATGACTATTCTTGACAGTCAACGTGCCTATCCTGAAAAATTAATGAGTCATCATTTTGAATTCCAATTTGAAACATTACAAGAAGCATTGGATGATTTAGTCGATTAA
- the mutY gene encoding A/G-specific adenine glycosylase, with product MIKMSRLTWDEAKITAFQKALVSWYEANKRILPWRENTEPYRIWVSEIMLQQTKVDTVIPYFNRFMTQFPTMESFVEADEADILKAWEGLGYYSRVRNLQTAMKQVITEFSGTVPNDLATILSLKGVGPYTAGAILSIAYNQAEPAVDGNVMRVIARVLEINEDIMKASTRKIFEEVLYQLIDKTSPAAFNQGLMEIGALVCTPTKPMCLLCPLQSFCEAHKNGVETNYPVKIKKVKSKTKELLSIIVFSEDGKIAIEKRPETGLLANMWQFPTIEIAKKENKEIAKLQFLHTYGLDVLLEEEPIAHIKHVFSHLVWKMDIQVATLQSAETRENWYFATEEEMAQLAFPVPYQKMWQAWKEFKGE from the coding sequence ATGATAAAAATGAGCAGATTAACATGGGACGAAGCAAAAATAACTGCCTTTCAAAAAGCACTCGTATCATGGTATGAAGCCAATAAGCGTATATTACCGTGGCGTGAAAATACAGAACCTTATCGGATTTGGGTCTCAGAAATTATGTTGCAACAAACAAAAGTTGATACCGTCATTCCTTATTTTAACCGCTTTATGACACAATTCCCAACGATGGAAAGCTTTGTAGAGGCAGATGAAGCAGATATTTTAAAAGCTTGGGAAGGGCTTGGTTATTATTCGCGTGTAAGAAATCTTCAAACTGCTATGAAACAAGTGATAACGGAATTTTCTGGAACAGTACCAAACGATTTAGCAACTATTTTATCGCTAAAAGGAGTAGGGCCTTATACAGCAGGAGCGATTTTAAGTATCGCTTACAACCAAGCAGAACCGGCAGTAGATGGTAATGTTATGCGAGTTATTGCTCGTGTGTTGGAAATAAACGAAGACATCATGAAAGCTTCTACACGGAAAATTTTTGAAGAAGTTCTTTATCAATTGATTGATAAAACAAGTCCCGCAGCATTTAATCAAGGTTTAATGGAAATTGGCGCGCTCGTTTGTACACCAACGAAACCGATGTGTCTGCTTTGTCCATTACAATCATTCTGTGAAGCGCACAAAAATGGTGTCGAAACCAACTATCCAGTCAAAATCAAAAAAGTAAAATCGAAAACCAAAGAATTGCTTAGTATTATTGTTTTTTCAGAAGATGGCAAAATCGCCATTGAAAAACGACCTGAAACTGGTTTGCTCGCCAACATGTGGCAGTTTCCAACAATTGAAATCGCCAAAAAAGAAAATAAAGAAATAGCTAAATTACAATTTTTACATACATATGGGTTGGATGTTTTACTAGAAGAAGAACCAATTGCGCATATTAAACATGTTTTCTCACATTTAGTTTGGAAAATGGACATTCAAGTAGCAACTCTGCAATCAGCAGAAACAAGAGAAAATTGGTATTTCGCAACAGAAGAAGAAATGGCACAACTTGCTTTTCCAGTACCTTACCAAAAAATGTGGCAAGCCTGGAAAGAATTTAAGGGGGAGTAA
- a CDS encoding aromatic acid exporter family protein: MKFGARILKTGIAITLALFIAELCNSPSPSLAGISAVFAIQPSIYRSYRTILERAQGNIIGAIIAIIFGLYIGNDFILIGVASIICVALLMQLRLENTIGLAVVTLIIVMDSPGNDFLEIALIRFGTIMLGLLAAFIVNLFFIPPKYEVSLFQLIYNTNSEIVRWIKLNLRHAADFPLLKKDMEWMQKQLNQTRNLYGFYREERTFLKKNAVSKGRKIAVYRQMLLCSQKGFELLKIQHRYENDYLQLPPDKQELIRQHIDYLTDKHEQLLLTYIDKVSIDLDYVESHLAQDPQDLMQLFLREMEETEKDEYEEMMDKYHLMRIIASIFAYQETVDYLEKLIHSFKLRHTEANQIDINVNEE; encoded by the coding sequence ATGAAATTCGGAGCTAGAATTTTGAAAACAGGTATTGCAATAACACTTGCGCTTTTTATTGCCGAGCTTTGCAACTCACCTTCTCCATCTCTGGCAGGCATTTCCGCCGTTTTTGCTATCCAGCCTTCTATTTATAGATCTTACAGGACTATTTTAGAACGGGCACAAGGGAATATTATTGGAGCCATCATCGCCATTATTTTTGGACTCTATATTGGTAATGACTTTATTTTAATTGGAGTTGCCTCGATAATCTGTGTTGCTTTATTAATGCAGCTCCGTTTAGAAAATACGATTGGCCTTGCCGTGGTGACTCTCATTATTGTCATGGATTCACCTGGTAACGACTTTTTAGAAATTGCACTCATTCGTTTTGGAACGATTATGCTGGGCCTACTTGCCGCATTTATTGTTAATTTATTTTTTATTCCACCAAAATATGAAGTTTCGTTGTTCCAATTAATCTACAATACTAATAGTGAAATCGTTCGTTGGATAAAGCTAAATCTACGTCATGCAGCTGATTTCCCTCTTCTAAAAAAAGATATGGAATGGATGCAAAAACAATTGAATCAAACGCGTAACTTATATGGATTTTACCGAGAAGAACGAACATTTCTTAAGAAAAATGCCGTTTCAAAAGGCCGGAAAATTGCAGTATACAGGCAGATGTTGCTTTGTTCGCAAAAAGGGTTCGAACTTCTCAAAATCCAACATCGCTATGAAAATGATTATTTACAACTGCCACCAGATAAGCAAGAATTAATTAGACAGCATATTGATTATTTAACAGACAAACACGAACAACTGCTACTTACCTACATTGATAAAGTTTCGATTGATCTTGATTATGTAGAGTCACATTTAGCTCAAGATCCGCAAGATTTGATGCAACTTTTCCTTCGTGAAATGGAAGAAACAGAAAAAGATGAATACGAGGAAATGATGGATAAATATCATTTAATGCGTATTATTGCTTCCATCTTTGCTTATCAAGAGACTGTTGACTACTTGGAAAAATTAATTCATAGTTTTAAACTTCGCCATACCGAAGCAAATCAAATCGACATTAATGTAAACGAAGAGTAA